AATTTCAATCGGCAGTTCAAGGCCGCGAAGGAAGCGACGCCGGCTGAATATCGGCGGCAGTTCACGGCTGCGGGTTCTCCGGATCAGGACGCGGCGGCTCGCTTGACCGAACGGTCTCCTTCACTGCAAAGGAAGCGAAAATCAGCCGGTGGGCGAAACGACGAAGAGGCCGCTTTCTAGTACTGCACGTAATTAGGCGAGCAAAATCCGCTTGCGCTGCGAGTGCGCTAATCAACGCACTCCCGCGTGCCCAAATTCCTGCGGACATTCGCTTGCTCGTACGGACGACGCAGTTAAAGTTCAAGAAGCGCCACAGCCAGTTCCCGCAGCCGTTTCCCCACAAACCGCGCTGCCTTGGAAAGCGGCCTTTGCCGGGTGAATCCCAGGGAAATTGTGCGTTTGATCGCCGGTTTCTCGATACGAACACCCTTCAGCACCCCGGCATGCTGCTCTTCCCTGATGGCGGGCACGGGCAGGATTGTTAGCGCATGGCCACTGACTGTAACGTCCTTCATGGCCTGAGCGTATCGACCTCCATCACAATGTTCAGTGAAATGCCCTGTTCGCGAGACAGATGGTCCAGTGTCGAATGCAGGCCGTTGGGCGTCGATGGGAAGCGAGTGCGAGAAAGATGCCATGCGCGGCGTCGTTCGTGACCAGCAACGTATCCGCCGAAGCCGGCATGCCCAGCGACGCGAGCCACGCAATTCCCGCCTGCCGATGGTGCTCGAAGCCCGCGATGGGTCGGAACGCGCGAATCCATGGCTGGTCGTCGAGCGTGGACAGCGTCGCGCACACCTTGCGCCACATGGCGTCGTGCTCCGCCGTATGAATGATGCGTGCGATCGAAAAGTCGACCACCGAGCGCTCGGCGGTGTCCAGCATATAGCTCGACATGGTCTCGGTGACGCGCCTCGCCACGAAGCTGCCGCGTCCCACCTCGCAGCGGATCAGCCCTTGCCGCTCCAGCTCTTTATAAGCGTTCGTGACCGTTGCACGCTGATTGACAGTTCTGCAGCGACGTCACGCTGCGGCAGCCGCGCGCCGGCCGGCAACGACTCGCTTTCGATGTCGCCTGCGATCGCCTTGACCAGCCGCTTGTATTTCGATTCCACGCCGTGCACCGCGCGCACGGCTTCCCGCCACTGCTCGATCACCGTTGCCCTCCGCGAATTTCGGGTCTGCATTAACGCACTCCCCTGATATTGCCGCCACATAGAGCATGGAAAGTATTGTCCTAGGGCTACGCTGAAGAAGCCAGCGTTTTCGCCAACAGCTTGTCGCTGAATTTCGGAATGCGAGATCAGCGACCCGACTGGTTCGATTTTCTGGCCCTGAAGGGCCTTGCAAGCGGGTCTCTCGACCCACTTTGGCTACTCATGGACGCAGCTGTGCCATCAGCCGCGTGCGGCTCATGTAGATGTTGGCCAGCGCGAGTGTGGTAAAGGCGCGCGTGGCGTTCTTCGCGAGGCCGCGATAGCGCACCTTGCCGAACCCCCACAGCCGCTTGACCACCGCAAAGACGTGTTCGACCCGGGCACGAATCTTCGACTTGCTGCGGTTTTTCGAGCGCCTGGCTTCATCGACTTCACCACTGCGATTGCGCACACGCTGGTTGGTGAAGTCCTTGGCTTTCGGCGCCTTGCTGGCGATGAGTTCCTTCTGGCTCGCATAGGCGCTGTCACCGTACACACGCTGCTCGCCGCCATGCAGCAGCGCCGGCAGCGGATGCTTGTCGTGCACGTTCGCCGCTGTCACTACCGCGCTGTGTGCCAGACCCGTCTGGCTATCCACACCGATGTGCAACTTCATGCCGAAGTACCACTGCTGGCCCTTCCTCGTCTGATGCATTTCGGGATCTCGCGCCTTGTCCGCATTCTTTGTGGAACTCGGCGCACCGATGATGGTGGCATCCACGATGGTGCCGCTGCCTACCTTCAGTCCGCGCCCTTGCAGTACCTCGCCGACCTTGGCGAACAATTGCTCGCCGAGCTTGTTGCGCTCCAGCAGCCGCCGGAACTTCAAGAGCGTCGTACCATCAGGAACGCGCTCGCGCCCCAGGTCAATGCCGACGAATCGCCGCAATGCGGTGCTATCCAGCAGCGCTTCCTCGCAGGCTTCATCGGCCAGGTTGAACCAGTGCTGCAGAAAGTGCATGCGCAGCATGCGCTCCAGACCCACTGGCGGGCGACCGCCCTGACCCTTCGGATAGTACGGCTCGACAACCTCGCACAACTGCGCCCACGGCACGATCTGCTCCATCGTCTCAAGGAACACATCGCGTTTGGTTGGCCGACGGTACTGTTCAAATCCGGCGCCTTGATCGGCCGCCATCGCAAGGGTCTGTTGTTTCATGCACATCTAACGATTGAGCGACCAATGCCGTTGACCTTTTTCAGCGTAGCCCTAGTACATTAACGAGAAAAAACTGGCTACGTATTTGTCCAGGTGACGAGGTAAAACGGGCTCGTCAGCTTGATGCGGCTTTCGGTGCCGCGCCCGCAACAACGGCCATGAAGGATGCGCCTGAAAGATGAGCGTCTGAGGGAGCCGGGCGCGGGAGGTTTTGTTTCACACGAGACAGCCGGTAGCATGGACCGTACACACGAACGGCGTCGTGCTTCGCAATTGCGTAACCCGATTCGCACTCTTCGTGCGACCTTTCTTGCTGCTCCGTCACTCTGTCGCCTTGTCCTTTCGCCAGGGAGCGGGCGGAAAAAGCCTTGTTTTTGGCGGCACCAGTTCAGTGATCGGCGGCCGAGTGTGCAAGTATCGTTGCCGAAGCGCACACCACATCCCTTTGCGAGGTTCAGGATGGTTTGGAGACTCTGGAAAACCGAGAAGCGGCAAGATGGGACGCAAAGCTGGCCCAGCGATACGAATCAGTCGATAAAGCAGCTTCTGGGCATGTACCTCAGCAGCGATGCAGCACCGTTCGCAGGCTGGGCCGCACCCGGCATCACATTCACGCCAGATGTCGAACCGGTCCTGCGAAACGGAGTCCGCGGATATCAGCTCGCCCTCTGGTTCTGGCTCTTTGCCGAGAAGCACGGCACCATCGCGGCACGAATGGTACGTGAGTCCTTCTGCCTGTTCGCTGAGGAGGCGCAACCGTCATCCGGTGACAGGATTGATGCGCTCCTCGACTTCGAAAATCGCCTTGCGCATTCTATCGAGGGAATTTCCTCCGGGGAGCGCACGTTCCGTCTGGAAAGCCTGCCGGTAGAGCTGCCGATGGAATTCTTTCTGGCCACGGGTTTCCTCCGACTCGCACCCGAGTCTCCTTATGCCGGAGTAAATGAGAGCGCCAGTCTGCAAGGCAATGACTACAAGCTCGCTGACTGCTTTCGCCACGCAACCGGGGAGGCGCTAGCAGTGTTCCGGGCGATGATAGACAAGGTCGACTTTGACGCGAAATCGCTATCCAACTGGAAATGGAGCGCCCATCCCGGTGCTGCCGAGCGACATCTGCAACGACGCCACAGCAATCCCCTGTTTCCCCTGCACCGCCAGATGGTGACGGCTCATGAGGTCTATGAAGGGCGTCTTGCCGACACCCAGGCCCTTCACGAAATCAGCAACGAGCTTGGTGAGCTCAGCCACTCGTTCGCCCAAACGACCGAACTGCCGCTGAACTGGCAGTCGTTCCTCGACGGATATCGGGACTACGTCGACCGGCTCGATGAACGCCGCCTCGCGGCGGGTGGGCAGAACGCGCCGCTCGGTGACGCCATTGCAAGACTCCGCACTGACATCCTCACGACCTGGCGCACTTCGCTTCACAGAAACCGGCACAGCCTTGCCACACTGGATCAGGAAGAAGCGCAAAGGGCCGAGCGACGCGCGCTTCTTTACGGATGCGACTGGACCGCACAGCTTCTAAGTAGCGGCTCTCTGATACCGCCGGAAGAGGTCGTCCCTGCCCTTCTGAGTGAGTCCCCGGCTGAGCTGGAAAGGGTGGTGACCGCCCTTCAGGCCGAACCCCGACTGCATGAGACGCTTGTGCATTGTCGTGCAACCGCGCATCGACTTGACAACGAATCCCGCTCGGGCGGCCGCAATATTCCTGACATCGGTGACAAGCTCCGTATTCTTGACGGTCCGCCCGGACAGGTGCCGGCCTGACGTCGCCCGCTTCACGTGCAAGGCTCTGCGCTCCGCTATCGCCAGGTTCTGCAGGGAAAGTACGTCCCCTCGCCGCCGGACGACGCAAATGGGTACATTCGAACTAACGCTTTGCGAGATTGCCTTGCGGGACTACATTGAATCCGTATCCGTCGAGACAATATGGCGCGATAAGAGCGGCGAATCGCGGAATGTGTCTGCCGCGGTGACATAAAAGGAGATACCAATATATCTCGTCGATCCTCCGCGAATCGCTGCAAGCCGAGAACCTCGCGCTGGCGCTTTATCGCGAACTGCTCGCGCTAGTCGAGGACCGGTCCGTCGCACTCGAGGAGTTCGCCCGTCAGATGATTCATGTCGAAGAGATGCACGCGGGCGAAGTCGACAAGATGCTGCGCCGCCCTGGAGAAGTGACGACGTCGACCGAACGCCAGGCGGCCAATCCTGATCAACCGGATTAAGGCGGCATGCGCGCGGCACGCCAGGCACGTTGGCGCGTCCCGTCGGCCTATCTGGCTGGAAGATCCAGCATTCGACACGCTTGGGCAGCGCTCGCCACCGTCCGGGCATATTTGCCGCACAATGAAGCCGTGCGCGTAACCAGTTGCGCATGACTCTTCGCCAGCGTGTCCTTATCCCAGCGCACATTGTCTTGCAGACCCGTGCGGCAGCGACCGCTCAGTTCGAGAGTCCACGGATTGACTTCGAGTATTGAGCCAATTTTGCCTCAGGCGCACCTCCGCGCTCACCACCACGGTTAGACCGGAGATTCAGGATTTCTGGTGTCGAATTTTTTCGGAACCCAAAGGATAGGTTTCTTTTTAAACTCGGCTCCGCGAATTTTGCCGGCTATCCATATCACCCCGTTTGCGTTCATGAGAATCTAGTTTGTCGCGTAGGAGCGGTTCTACCGCTTTGAAAGCGACAAACTTTTTTCCCACTCACCTACGGGGTTGAAATGGACCGCATCGATTCAGTCGTTTTGCAGCAAAATACGGGTTACACGTCACTCGGAGAACCCTTTAATCATCGCATCGTAAAGAAAACCGAGAGGTTGCCGTTTACGATAAAGGTGGTAAGCAACCTGGCGGACCTCGACAAGGCCGTCGAGATGCGTCGCGCCGCCTATCGGCGCCACCTGCCGGAATTCGCCGAGACCATGGGCGTCGAGGCGTTGGATGGCGCGCCCGGCACGGTCGTGCTGCTCGCGCAGTCACGGCTGGATGGCGGCCCGCTCGGCACCATGCGGGTGCAGACAAATGCATTCGGTCCGCTTGCAGTCGAACAATCGGTCCGCCTGCCTGACTGGTTGAGCGAGGCGCGTCTCGCCGAGGCGACGCGCCTCGGCGTCGCGCGCGGTGGGATCGGGCGGATGGTAAAGGTGGCGCTGTGCAAGGCGTATTACATGTATTGCGCGCAGAACGGGGTCGACTGGATGTTAATTACCGCGCGTTCACCGCTGGATCGCGAATACGAAGCAATGCTCTTCGG
Above is a genomic segment from Paraburkholderia aromaticivorans containing:
- a CDS encoding N-acyl amino acid synthase FeeM domain-containing protein, whose protein sequence is MDRIDSVVLQQNTGYTSLGEPFNHRIVKKTERLPFTIKVVSNLADLDKAVEMRRAAYRRHLPEFAETMGVEALDGAPGTVVLLAQSRLDGGPLGTMRVQTNAFGPLAVEQSVRLPDWLSEARLAEATRLGVARGGIGRMVKVALCKAYYMYCAQNGVDWMLITARSPLDREYEAMLFGDVYGQNEFLPMAHVGGMPHRVMAKPVALVRQRWAKVNHPFFGFFFETDHLDIDVSVASEQREAGHGTDCRSLPGSLPGSVPDRPRALSEA
- a CDS encoding IS5 family transposase, which translates into the protein MKQQTLAMAADQGAGFEQYRRPTKRDVFLETMEQIVPWAQLCEVVEPYYPKGQGGRPPVGLERMLRMHFLQHWFNLADEACEEALLDSTALRRFVGIDLGRERVPDGTTLLKFRRLLERNKLGEQLFAKVGEVLQGRGLKVGSGTIVDATIIGAPSSTKNADKARDPEMHQTRKGQQWYFGMKLHIGVDSQTGLAHSAVVTAANVHDKHPLPALLHGGEQRVYGDSAYASQKELIASKAPKAKDFTNQRVRNRSGEVDEARRSKNRSKSKIRARVEHVFAVVKRLWGFGKVRYRGLAKNATRAFTTLALANIYMSRTRLMAQLRP
- a CDS encoding tryptophan leader peptide: MVWRLWKTEKRQDGTQSWPSDTNQSIKQLLGMYLSSDAAPFAGWAAPGITFTPDVEPVLRNGVRGYQLALWFWLFAEKHGTIAARMVRESFCLFAEEAQPSSGDRIDALLDFENRLAHSIEGISSGERTFRLESLPVELPMEFFLATGFLRLAPESPYAGVNESASLQGNDYKLADCFRHATGEALAVFRAMIDKVDFDAKSLSNWKWSAHPGAAERHLQRRHSNPLFPLHRQMVTAHEVYEGRLADTQALHEISNELGELSHSFAQTTELPLNWQSFLDGYRDYVDRLDERRLAAGGQNAPLGDAIARLRTDILTTWRTSLHRNRHSLATLDQEEAQRAERRALLYGCDWTAQLLSSGSLIPPEEVVPALLSESPAELERVVTALQAEPRLHETLVHCRATAHRLDNESRSGGRNIPDIGDKLRILDGPPGQVPA